The Microbacterium sp. Root61 genomic interval CGCGTCGAGCATCATGTCCAAGAAGATCGCGGAAGGCACCGACTCGCTCGTGCTGGACGTGAAGTTCGGCTCCGGTGCGTTCATGCGCGACGTCGACAAGGCCCGCGAGCTGGCCCGCACGATGGTGGCGCTCGGCACGGATTCCGGGGTCGCGACGACCGCGCTGCTCACAGACATGAACACCCCGCTCGGACTCGCGATCGGCAACGCCAACGAGGTGCGCGAATCGGTCGAGGTGCTCGCCGGTGGCGGTCCCGCCGACATCGTGGAGCTGACGGTCGCCCTGGCGCGAGAGATGCTGGCGCTGGCCGGACAGCCCGACGCCGATGTCGAAGCCGCGCTGCGCGACGGACGGGCGATGGACGCATGGCGCGCCATGATCATCGCGCAGGACGGGGATCCGGATGCGGCGCTCCCGCAGCCGAAGGAGACGCACACCGTGACGGCATCCGCTTCCGGTGTCGTCACGCGCATGGAGGCGCTGCCGTTCGGAATTGCGGCCTGGCGCCTCGGCGCCGGACGCGCGCGCGCTCAGGACCCCGTCATCGATGCCGCCGGCATCGACCTGCACGTCAAGCCGGGCGATGCGATCACCGCTGGGCAGCCGCTGTTCACCCTGTTGGCCGACGACGCGTCACGGTTCGACCGGGCGCTCGCCGCGGTCGAGGGCGCGTGGGAGATCGGCGCGGATGCCCCGCCCGTGACGCCGCTCGTGCTCGAGCGCGTCACCGCCTGAGCGATACGCTTTCCTTTCACCGATCGAGGAGTCACACCCATGCCCATCGAACAGAATGGCGATGCCGTGATCGACGGCGTCTCGATCCGTCGACTGCCCAAGATCTCGCTGCACGACCACCTCGACGGCGCGCTGCGGCCGCAGACCATCATCGAGCTGGCCGACGAGGTCGGGCTCGAGGTGCCCGAGCATGAGGCCGAGGCGCTGGGCGACTGGTTCGCCGACAAGAGCGACTCCGGGTCGCTGGTGGAGTACCTGAAGACCTTCGACCTGACGACCGGTGTCATGCAGACCCGCGAGGGCCTGACCCGGGTCGCGCGCGAGCTCGTCGAGGATCTCGCCGCCGACGGTGTC includes:
- a CDS encoding thymidine phosphorylase, which codes for MSVEPFDAVDVIRIKRDGGVVPEDALRWMVDAYTRGYVADSQMAAFAMAVLLNGMQRDEIRVLTDAMIASGERMSFAGLGKPTVDKHSTGGVGDKITLPLAPLVAAFGVAVPQLSGRGLGHTGGTLDKLESIPGWRAALSNDEMLAQLGGVGAVICAAGSGLAPADKKLYALRDVTGTVEAIPLIASSIMSKKIAEGTDSLVLDVKFGSGAFMRDVDKARELARTMVALGTDSGVATTALLTDMNTPLGLAIGNANEVRESVEVLAGGGPADIVELTVALAREMLALAGQPDADVEAALRDGRAMDAWRAMIIAQDGDPDAALPQPKETHTVTASASGVVTRMEALPFGIAAWRLGAGRARAQDPVIDAAGIDLHVKPGDAITAGQPLFTLLADDASRFDRALAAVEGAWEIGADAPPVTPLVLERVTA